Part of the Pseudoliparis swirei isolate HS2019 ecotype Mariana Trench chromosome 3, NWPU_hadal_v1, whole genome shotgun sequence genome, AGACCGCCGAGGGGACTGTCTGGGTTCTTTATGGTTACTGTCTGAGGGCTGCAGTCACTAACCAGCCCATAGTGCAGATACAGTAAGTGTTAAGACAATAATGCCTTCAGTGTCTTTTTCCTGTTGGGGTAGGTTTGCGCTCCCTCTGCTGGCAGTACAGTTCCTGCATAGACCCGGACAACAGCATGGAGTCAATATATATAACCCATGAATATGAGTTTATTCATCAATACGCAACATCGATCGTGGCGTTGTTCTCAAGCAGCTTACATTCAGTTTAACCTCCTTGGGAGTATGTCTCCACATATCATAGACGTATTtcttattagttttttttaatttccatatttatttatatataaatgtcataAACATTCATTCAAGCAATCATTGATTATGATGAAAAAGTAGACAATTGTCAGATTTTTCCTTGTTTTTTGGAATAGTTCGGAAAACCATATGTAatcataaacaaaataaaacagatcaCATGTCAATAACACAATTTTCTATGAGAAAATTAAAACCTAGAGTAGCAGTATAttgacatttatatgtataaaaacaccaaaaatgTCGCAGCAAACAGGAGAAAAGCATCATTTTTAATCCAATACGTTTTTatcatcctttttttctttttacacgtAGCTGGGATTCATTTTCTATCGCAGCGGAATAAAAGGAGTGTCTCTCTTTGAAttttcatatttgtttatatataaatgtcataAACATTCATTCAAGCAATCATTGATTATGATGAAAAAGTAGACATTTCTTTGGACTGTTGCTAGAACATGGTTGTAAAAAAAGTCCAATCGATTGTTGGTTAAACAGATGGATGAAAAAAGATTGTTGCCAAAtccgagaggtcagaggtcgtcaCCGATCACGCCCCCAGAccctatttatttttcattagttTGCATGTTAGCACGCTgacattagcatttagctcaaggCCCCACTGTGTCTAATATCGATCTCTCAGAGCTGCTCGTGTGGTTTGTGGTCTTGTTACATTCACAACAGCTAACTGTCTGTTTCTCCGTCGTGATCAAATGTTGTTGcttttttcagaataaaacaacaaaggAAAATCAACAGAAATTGTCGCTGGAAATACAAAATATCACAGAGGAAATGGGTGAGTGAGAACCAACGATTTTTACtgcacaaataaaacacacctgAATCAATCCCATCAGGCAACAGCAGGCGCGACTAACAACACTACCGACGGCTCATTAGTGAGTAAGATGCTCTTACGCGAGTTTGAGGGAGCCTCTTATAATACTGATTGCTTTATTTTAAAAGGATTAATAAATCAttctcttcattgaaaaaacatacCATTAATTTCATATTATTGACAACCAACTGGAGGTTTTATTCCTTGTATTTCACCTcggtcaaataaaaataaattaaaccctGACCACAGTTTGTATGGTGATGAATGCACAAAGTCGGCCCTCTCTAAGAGAACATAATGCGATGAAACACTGCTTCGTGAACAGCGTTCAATGCAGCGCAATGGGAGAGGCTCCATCGGGAGAAGACGGCGCTGGAGGAGGCGTTCGAGCGAGAGCTGcaggagctgcagcagcagcaggaggcggagctggcTGCTGTGGAGGATGTGCTCAGGAAGTGTCACTCGGCGGAGGCAGAACACCTGAAGGAGGAGCATCGGTCAGAgatggaggagctgaggactcAGCAGCAGGAACAGGTGAAAGAAACAAATGCATCATGGGAGACGCGGGAAATGTAGTTCGCTTGGATAAGATCTTTTTTCCCACGACACCTTATTagtattaaagtgtgtgtgtgtgtgtgtgtgtgtctgttttagaTGGAGGAGATGACGGTCTACCACCGGGCAGCCATTCAGGAGCTTCGAGACATGCATAACATTACCATGGCAACACTGCACGAGGAGCACGCCCGTACAATGAGAGGTGGGATTTTAAAccgtataaaaaataaaaaataaataaaaacaacacaatttatttTTCCATTGTGCATCTGTGTATCTCTGTAGACTTAAGGAAAGCTCACGAGCAACAGAAGATGCTCCTGGAGGAAGATTTTGATAAACTCAGGCTTTCTCTGCAGGTATGTCGCCATAAACAAATATCACTTCATggtatatatagtttttttggggttgaCGAACACTGATGTCTGAGgcaatgtatatgtatttgtgtgtgtgtgtgtgtgtgtgtgtatgtgtgcgtgttcagGATCAAGTGGATACCCTCACATTTCAAAACCAGAGTCTGAGGGACAAAGCCAAACGATTTGAGGAAGCTTTGAGGAGGAGCACAGACGAACAGATCGTTGTGAGTTCACCGACTATATGATAAACACACGAGACACTCACAGACCAACACCTCACTGTATTGTGCATTGTGTGTTTCTTCGCAGGACGCTTTGGCTCCGTACCAGCACATTGAACAAGATCTGAAGAGCTTGAAGGAAGTTGTGGAAATGAAGAACCAGCAGATTCACCAGCAAGAGAAGAAGATCTCGGATCTGGAGAAAGTGGTATGGGCTCAAAACAGCTGACACAGCATGCACACTTGGCCTGGATACACACGGTGCGTCTGGTGAATGAAGATCACATCGTGGTTGTGTTTCCCTCTCAGGCCCATAAGAACGTGTTCCTCGAGGAGAAGGTCCAGGTTCTGCAGCAGCAGAATGAAGATCTGAGGGCTCGTATTGACAATAACCTCGTCCTGTCCAGGTAACACGCGTTCGAGTCGAATACTCTGTGACCCCCCCTGATTTAAACTGTACACGGTTCCTTTGCTGCAGGCAACTGTCTGAGGAGAACGCCAACCTCCACGATTCAGTCGAGAAGGAGAGCACCGAGAAGAAGCGCCTGAGTCGGAACAACGACGAGCTCCTGTGGCGCCTCCAGACCAGCCCCCTCATATCGCCCGCCTCCTCCCCGCTGCAccgctccttctccacctcccccgccccctcctctccattcttctcctcctcgcctGTCGCGGGGTGGGAGTCCTCCCCCACCCACTACCACGGCAGTCCCCAGCAGGCTCAATACGGCTCCCCGGCCCACGGAGCCACCGCCACCAATCAGAACCTCTCCCCCGGACCGACCACgcccacacacagagaaacgaGCAATCAGAATTACTCCCCCGGCCCggccacgcccacacacagAGCGACAGCCAATCGCTGCAGCTCGGCCAATTGTCTCAGCTCATTGCAGAGATAAGCTTCACGtcgcttgctctctctctctttaatttTATTATCTGGCACATACTTGTTGCTTTATTTCCATAATTCTCCATTTTTTTGAACGTGAATGCCCTGGAAATATATGTTGGAGAAAAACAGCTAAATAGTGTTATGGGAAATGGATGCAGATGAATGCAGTTGAGTTCCCTGTTCCCCAAAACCCAACTTGTACAACGCAGACTGTACATACTGTATGATAGTGACACAGATAGTGTGGACGTGTAGTGAAAGCTCCTGCATGAGGAGTCATGAGCCCCGCACAGACAGTTCAGGAGAGATGGAAAGTAGCACACAACACAACGTTCATGTCCTCGATAGAATAAGCTATAtactctctcactttctcttaatcaattattatttatttatttctatctaagaaaaaaaaagcccaaCAAAGCGCCTTATACTAGTCCTGCTGTCTCACCAGCAGAGAACAAACAACAGTATATTTTGTGAAGGACTTTTTTCAGTCACTCCGAGGTGCATTCGACATTTTGAAAATCAGTTCGACGACGATAGTTTGAGCCCAGAGCCGTTTGACTTCATGTTCAAACCTTTTGCCAGCATCTCAACACACGATGAGCTATACT contains:
- the mtus2a gene encoding microtubule-associated tumor suppressor candidate 2, yielding MGALREELRKTSLGLEAFIITTQHYCLKNKTTKENQQKLSLEIQNITEEMAFNAAQWERLHREKTALEEAFERELQELQQQQEAELAAVEDVLRKCHSAEAEHLKEEHRSEMEELRTQQQEQMEEMTVYHRAAIQELRDMHNITMATLHEEHARTMRDLRKAHEQQKMLLEEDFDKLRLSLQDQVDTLTFQNQSLRDKAKRFEEALRRSTDEQIVDALAPYQHIEQDLKSLKEVVEMKNQQIHQQEKKISDLEKVAHKNVFLEEKVQVLQQQNEDLRARIDNNLVLSRQLSEENANLHDSVEKESTEKKRLSRNNDELLWRLQTSPLISPASSPLHRSFSTSPAPSSPFFSSSPVAGWESSPTHYHGSPQQAQYGSPAHGATATNQNLSPGPTTPTHRETSNQNYSPGPATPTHRATANRCSSANCLSSLQR